ACCGTACACGCTGAAAGTGCTGTTCGGGCTGTCGCCGGCGGAAGCCCGTCTCGCGCAGGCGCTGGCCGAAGGCCGCGAGCTGGCCCAATACGCGCAGGACGCCAATGTCGCCACCAACACCGCGCGCACACAGTTGCGTCACATCTTCGACAAGACAGGATGCCGCCGGCAGACCGATCTGCTGCGTTTGCTGCACGCGATACCGGCCTTGCGGATTCACGCGCCGGGGTGATCGCCGCGCCGCCAATGCAAGAAGGGCGGCCGAACAGCCGCCCTCAGGTGATCGACTCGATTCGCCGGCTTACCCGCGAGCGAATGCCTTGCGATTGAGTTCGAGCTGCGTGATGAGCTTTTGCAGACGCGATTCGGCGGCGCGCGACAGCGCGATGAAGCGGCATCCGATGTGATACTCGATGTCCTTCGCGAGCGGCACGGCGCGCACGGCGCAGACTTCCAGATCGACCTGCACGGTGCCGTAGTCGCGCAACTCCATGTCGACCTGCATGAGCATCGAGCCCTTCGGAATGTCGGCGGCCGCCGCGGCCTTCGTGCGCAGACCGACGCCACCGAGCGAGAGGTCGAACACCGCCAGCCGCATCGGCGTGTCGTCCGGGAATTTGACGGTGCACTGATACGGATCGAGGATCGGCGTCTTCACCCGGAAATAGTCGCGTCGTTGCAGGCGAACGAGCGTTTCCGGATACGACGAATAGAACGCCGGATAGCCTTCGTACTCGCGCTCCTCCACGTCGCCGATGGGGAAATGCACCTGAATGCCTTCGGGCACGCCAACGAACAGCGCACGCTTGTTGGCGAGCAACGCGCGGTTTTCCGTCTCGATCCCGCCCCAGTCGAAGTAGAAGCCGCGCGCTTGCGGTTCGACCTTGAGCAAACGCGTGACGAGCTGACGCTGGCCGTTCGCGAAGTACACCGTCATGAAGTCGCCGCGGGTCGCCAGGTGACGCAGCACGCCGCCGATTTCCAACGGGTTGCTGATGCGGTACGAGTCATGCAGTTGAGACTCTTCGTCCGTGGGCGCCGGTGTCACCTGCGGTTCTGTCGTTTCCATACCTGATCTTCTATTTGTCCCCGTGACGGCCCGCGCGCCAGCGCGCGACCCGTACGTAATAAAGCCGTTGCGACGCGCAATGACGAGGATCTTCGCTCTCGCATCGCGACGTAATCGCGACGTAATCGCGACGTAAGCGAGCGCCTGTCGGTACCCGCCTGCCGTCTCATGCATCTGGTCATGAACGTTAACGGTCACTGGCCGGGAATATTGAGCGATCCCGCGCACGCGCCTACCGCTCCCCGTGCCGTGCGCCACGCCCGGGCCTTCCCACAGCCCGCCTGCTGCCTGCTGCTGCCTGCTGCATTTCCTACCCTTGCTGCAAACTTCCTGCGGCATCTTCGCCGAGCCCGCCGAGCGGCGCCCCACCTCGTCCGATCAGCGGTGCACTGCCGCCATCAATGCGCCGAAGCCCATGAACACGCCGCCGCTGATACGGTTGAACGCCTTGAGTACGCGCGCCTCGCGAAGATACGGTGCGATTCGCAGGCCACCGGCCGCGTAGACCATGTACCAGCTCATCTCGATGACGGCAAATGTGCCGAGCAGAATCGAGAACTGCGGCAGCTTGGCGGCGGCCGGGTCGATGAATTGCGGCAGGAATGCCGCAGCAAAGAGAATGGCCTTGGGGTTGCTCGCGGCGACCAGGAAACCGGCCTTGAACAGCTTGCCGAAGCTTGAATCGGGCGCCAGCGCGGGCGAAGCAAGTCTGGCCGCCTCCTCTGTCGCGTTGTGCGTATTCACCGGCGAGCGCCAGCTCTTGTATCCCAGATAAACGAGGTAGGCCGCGCCGACGTAACGCAACGTGTCGAACAGCATTGGCCAGGCTTTGAGCACGGCGCCCAGACCGGCGGCGGAAATCGACATCATCGCGATGAGCGCGGTCATGCAGCCAGCCATCGTACCGAGCGACGGGCGCAGACCGTGACGCGCACCGTGCGTCATGACGAGCAGCATGTTCGGCCCCGGCGTTGCCGAGACGAAAAAAACGGTGACTACGTATAGCCACCACGTTTGCAGGCTCATGATTGCCCCGGAAAAAGCGTTACGCGAAATCGATCCGGCATTGTAGCGTCGAACCGTGACGGTAGCATCGTCCGCGTGCACGTCATGTGCGATTCAACACGCTCGCCATGACGCGGCACAAAAACAAACAGGCCCGATGACTTTCGTCATCGAGCCTGCCGGTCACGCGATACCGCCTCACCCGAGGGTCGAGGCAACATCACGAAAAGCGCTCAGCCCTTAGATGGGCTTGATGTTCGCAGCTTGCTTGCCCTTCGGGCCAACCTTGACTTCGAACGAGACCTTTTGGTTCTCTTGCAGCGACTTGAAGCCGTCGACCTTCACTTCCGAGAAGTGAGCGAACAGGTCTTCACCGCCGGCGTCCGGGGTAATGAAGCCGAAGCCCTTTGCGTCGTTGAACCACTTAACAGTACCGGTTTCCATGTTTTTTCCTAATAAAACAATAGCCTGAGGTCGGAATTGACCTCGTGATGCGCTGACAATCAAGGGAAAATGAAGGACTAGAAACCAGCGAGAAGCAGGAAAACTACGTCTGACAACAACTTCGCGGCTTGACAATCTGCAATTGGTTTTATACGTGTCGCGTCGACGCTTGTCAACAGGGGAAATACCGCAAAATAAGTAACAATTTCCGCAAATAACGGGGAATTTGGGCGCTCATTCCATGTCCGACCGGCCATCGCTGCCTGTACAATGGGCGTTTTGTCCCGCGTCCATGCCGTTGTCGCGCGTCCGGCCCGAGTTTTGTGCTGTCCGAAACCGTTTTCCGACGTTTTTCCCCTATTCGACGCACAGGCCTGCAAAGTGCCCACCGGCCGGCACGATTTGCGACCGTTAGCGGGTCTTTACCCTCAAGTTTTCCTGTCTGCTCACGGATGGAGCCTTATCGCCTCGCGCGATCCCTGCGATCGCAAACCGAAGTTCGCATGTCCGGCCAGTCGCATTGGCTTGCCCGGTGCCGCGCTCATCTGATCGGTCTGGCCGTTTGCGCCACGCTCGCCGGCTGCGCCGGATCGCCGGCGTACGGCCCGGTGCCGGCGGGCAGCTATCGCGTGCAGTCTGGTGACACCCTGTACGGTATTGCCCGCGCCAACAGCGTCAGCACGGCCGATCTCGTGCGCTGGAACAGTTTGCCCGACGCCGACAGGATCGAGGTCGGACAAGTGCTGCGCGTGGTACCGCCGCCCGGCTCGGCCAGCGCGCCCGCCACGGTGGCATCGTCCGGCGGCACCACGCCGCCGGCACGCCCCCGTGCACAGGCAAGACCGTCGAAACCCGCCTCGAAGCCCGCGCCTGCGCCGGCGGCGCCCCGCACAGCCACCAACAAGATTCCGATGACATGGCCCGCAACGGGCAACGTCCTCGCGAACTACAACGGCAGCAGCAACAAGGGGATCGATATCGGCGGCAAGTCTGGGGATCCGATCTATGCCGCCGCCGCCGGAAAGGTCGTGTACGCCGGCAACGGCTTGCGCGGCTACGGCAACCTCGTGATGATCCAGCACGAAAACGGCTATCTCACCGCATACGCTCACAACCGCGAGTTGCTGGTCAAGGAAGGGGCTGCCGTCGCGAAGGGCCAGACGATCGCCCGCATGGGAGACACCGACTCGCACGGCGTCGTGAAGCTGCACTTCGAAGTCCGTCAGAAAGGCACCCCGTTCAATCCAAGCGACTTCCTGCCGCCGCGCTGAACGACACGTGGGCGGAGCGACCTACGCACCATAAAAAACGGCAGGGCGACGCCTTGCCGTTTTTCTCGTTCGCGAACCGAAACGCTGTCACGCCGACGCGAGATACCCTTGCGACAGGCCGTTGGCACGCGCTTCACACCATTCCGGATGCGCGCGCGGATCGGTCCACGCGAGCAGATGCAGCGCCGCCAGGGCACGTGGGTCGTTGAGCAGTTCCCACTTCTGCGTGTTGGTCAGACGGGTCGGACCTCGCAGCAGCGCCGTCTCCACACGACCGGCACGCAGCGCGTCGCGCTTTGCGTCGTCGAGCGTCGGCTTCACGCTCGACGCCACGAGTGCATTGGCCATCGGATCGACCACGGCATCGACGAAATCGACATGTTTGCCCGTCTCGCTCGTGTACTTGTCCGTCATGCGCAGTTCCTTCGGCGGCCATGATTCCTCGGGAATGAGGAACAGGCGAGCGCGTTTCAGACCGCGGCCGAGCGAGACCCGGCTGGAGAAGACCGACACCGGAATCGAGATCATCATCGAGCCGACGATCGGCATCAGCCACCAGATGAAGTCCGGGTTGAGCCAATACACGACACCGCCCCAGCCCATGCCGATCAACGTGTGCAAACCGTGACGGCGAATGGCTTCGCCCCAGTGCGTTTCGGCATCTTCGCGAGGGGGCGACTTCCACTGGATCGCGATGCCCGTGAGCGCTGCCAGCACGAACTGCGTGTGGAACAGCATACGCACCGGCGCGAGCACGGCCGAGAACACCATCTCGATGAACATGCTGACGCTCACGGCGAACCAGCCGCCGAAGCGTTTCGCGCCCTTCACCCAGATCAGCAGCACGGCCAGTATCTTTGGCAGGAAGAGCAGCGTGGCGGTAGCCGAGAACAGCGCGAGCGCACGCTCCGGATGCCACTCCGGCCACACCGGAAACAACTGACGCGGCGCGGTGAAATACTCCGGCACGACAAGCGTGTGCTTGGCGAGCAGGCACGTCGAGAGAATCAGGAAGATGAACCACAGCGGGGCGGACACGTAAGCCATCGCGCCCGTGACGAACACCGCGCGGTGCACCGGATGCATGCCTTCCGCGAGGAACAGGCGGAAGTTCATCAGGTTGCCCTGACACCAGCGCCGGTCGCGCTTGAGTTCGTCGAGCAGGTTCGGCGGCATCTCTTCATAGCTTCCCGGCAGATCGTAGGCGATCCACACGCCCCAGCCCGCGCGACGCATCAGCGCCGCCTCGACGAAGTCGTGCGAGAGAATCGCCCCCGACATCGCGCCCTTGCCAGGCAACGGCGCGAGCGCGCAGTGCTCCATGAACGGCTTCAGACGGATGATGGCGTTATGCCCCCAGTAGTGCGATTCGCCAAGTTGCCAGTAATGCAGGCCAGCGGTGAAGAGCGGTCCGTAGACGCGTCCCGCGAACTGTTGCAGACGCGCGTAGAAGGTCTCGCGACCGGCCGCGAGCGGCGCCGTCTGGATCAGGCCGGCGCTCGGATGAGATTCCATCATGCGCACCAGCTTGGTCAGGCATTCGCCGCTCATGACACTGTCCGCGTCGAGCACGATCATGTAACGGTAATTGCTGCCCCAGCGGCGGCAGAAGTCGTCGAGGTTGCCGCTCTTGCGCTTCACGCGACGCTGACGGCGGCGATAGAAGATGCGCCCGAAGCCGCCGACTTCGCGGCACAGCGCCTGCCACGCGTCGACCTCGGCGGTACAGTTATCGGCCTCGTTGGAATCGGACAGGATGAAGAAGTCGAAGCGTTCGAGCGAATCGGTCTTGGCAAGCGATTCATACGTCGCACGCAAACCGGCGAACACGCGCCCCACATCTTCGTTGCAGATCGGCATGACGATGGCCGTGCGCGCATCGGGCGCAATGGGCGCATCGCCCGCCGCCATCTTCGAGATCATGTGACGCTCGCCGCCGAAGAGCAGGACGAAGAAGCCGAAGATGGCCGTCCAGAATCCGGCGGAGACCCAGCCGAAGAGCAGCACGAAGAGCACCAGGACGGAGAACTCGAGCGGATCGGCGCCGTGATACGGCAGCACGGACGCCATGAAGTGCGTGGCGAGAGCCGTTTGCGCAATCATCAGCGCGAGCAGCATCCAGCGGCGGCGGCGTCCCGCTTGCGACCACTTGCCCTTGGGATCGGGCGCGTCGCGCACGAGCGGGTCGGGGTCCTTGCGGCCGGCGAGCTTGCGCCACAGACGTGCGAGCGGATTGAGCGACCACGCACGCGGAATGAGCGACGTGCGGCGCACCGGCGGTGCAACACGCAAGGTCTGCACACCGCGCACCTCGTTGAGCCCGGCCGCCGCGGCCAGCGAGCCGCCTTCGGTGAGCGCGAGACGCACCGGTTGCGACGCGAGTACCGCGTCGCTGCCGGATTCGATCTCGGCGAGGTCGTGGGCGTGCCAAGCCGCCGTCGCCACCGCAGTGGCAGCGCCGGTGCTTTCGGTCGGCGCGTCTGCCACACCGGCAGCCTGAACGGCTGTCGCCACGGTGCTCTCGGGCGTCGAAGGACCATCGTTGGCCGAGGGCGCGCCATCGCCGGCGACATGGGTCGCGCGTGCGAGCAGGCGCTGCAAGCGCGTGAGGACGTCGAGCGCATCGCCGCCGTCACGCCTGGCCTGCGCGAGCAGGGCACGACGTTTCTCGGCGGGCAGGGGCAACCGGTCGACGTAAAGTTCGTCGACCGGAATGTCGGAGCGGTCGCTCACTCGGGGGGTAACAGGTAGCTCCACGTTTCGGATAAGGTGTTACTGCCGTTGCGCAGGTAAGCGCGCATTTCGACGGGTTTCTCGGAATCGAGGCGGCGCATGCGAAGCATGACGCGATAGCCTCCCGTGACGTCATTGCGCTGCGTCTGCACTTCGAGGATCTTGCCGTTGCCGTCGATGGACACATTGCCTTCGACCTTGGCGTCGTCCGGCAGTTTCTTGAGCGCCGGGCCCTCGAAATCCAGGGCGAACAGCAGACTGTCGTCTGGTTTTCCCCGGTAGCCGTGTCCCCGGCGGCTTTGCGTCACCCACGCCAGCGGCGGGCGCTTCTCATTGTCTTTTTGCCACGTGAGCCGGTATTCGAGCGAATAGGCCTGCTTCGGCTTCGGCGGCGCATCGGGCACCCAATAGGCGACGATGTTGTCATTGGTCTCATCCGGCGTGGGAATCTGCACCAACTCTACGCGGCCTTGTCCCCACTTGCCCTTCGGTTCCACCCAGGCGCTCGGACGCGACTCATAATGGTCTTCGAGGTCCTGGTAATTGTTGAAGTCCCGGTCGCGCTGCACCAGCCCGAAGCCACCGGGATTGGACAACGAGAACGACGACACGAGCAGACGCTTGGGATTGACCAGCGGACGCCAGATCCATTCGCCCGTCCCGGACTGTATCGACAGGCCGTCGGAGTCATGCACTTCGGGGCGGTAGTCGGGAGCGGGCGCCTGCTGGTTTTCGCCGAAGAAGAACATGCTGGTGAGCGGTGCGATACCGAGCTTGGTAACGTTCTCGCGCAGGAACAATTCGGATTTCACGTCGACGGTGGTGTCCACGCCCGGACGCAGCGTGAAGCGATACGCACCGGTCGCACGCGGCGAGTCGAGCAGCGCGTAGATGACGAGTTCCTTCGCACCGGGCGCCGGACGCTGAATCCAGAATTCGGTGAAGCGCGGAAACTCTTCGCCGGAGTTCAGCGCGGTGTCGAGGGCCAGACCGCGAGCGGACAGGCCGTAGGTCTGGTTCTTACCCAGCGCGCGGAAGTAGCTCGCGCCGAGGAACACCATGACTTCGTCCTTGTACTTCGGCGTATTCACCGGGAAGTGGATACGGAAGCCTGCGAAGCCGAGGCCACGCAATTGTTTCGGGTCGACCTTGAGGGCACCGAAGTCGAACATGTCCGGGCTGTAGCGGATTTCGCGCACGCTGTTGCCCGCCAGTTCGTTGATCTTCACGGGGCGGTCGTAGTACGAACCTTCGTGGAAGAACATCAGTTCGAACGGCAGCTTCTGCGCGCGCCAGAGCGCCTTTTCCGGCTTGAAGCGGATGTTGCGGTAGCGGTCGTACGTAAGATTCTGAAGCTCTTTGGGGAGATTCGGATCCTTGGGCTTGTATCGGCTGTTTGCGAGCGTACGGGCTTGTCTGGCGACGTCGTCGAACGAAAAAGCATGCGCTGCCCCCGAGACGAGCGCGCAAACACTGAGCACACTGGCGATCGCCAGGCGCAGGGCACGGTGGGAAATCATGCGGGAAACCGCGTTGGGCAGGAATTCCATCGGCAGTGGGAAGGGCATGTAACGCGCGTGCTGACCGTAGCCAGCGTGCGCCGAACGCGCAATTTTACCCGTTCATTCACCGATTGACTAAAGATGCATCGGCAAAACCTTCAAAGCGGGTGCTCACATTACCCCAATCGTCTGCTGTGACGGTGCTTCCGCCGAGTCACAAATTTGTGACTATTTGTGACTAACGGGTCATTCGAAAGGCATTGGAGAGAATTTCATCGCCTTTTCTGTCGATTTTTTGCCATTTTTACGACAGTCCCGCGCCATTTTCCGGCCATTCATTGCGCTTTCATGCCGATGGGCCCGAACGCGCCCTCGCTCCCCGATGCGTCTGCCCTGCCCGCGGGCTATCGGCTCGTCACGGCAAGCAGTCCCCCCAGCGTCATCAGCGCGCCGCCAATCGTACGCCTGACCAGATGCTGCCGGTGCAGCATGGCCGCACGCATCCATCCCGCCGAGAATCCCAGCGCCACCAGGCTGAACCACGCCCAATGCGCAAAGGACATGAACGCTCCATACGCCAGCCCAAGCGTCCATCCCGTGCCGGGTTGGACGACTTGCGTGAACGTGCTCACCACGAACAACGTGCACTTCGGGTTCAACGCATTGGTGAAAAAGCCGGTACGAAAGGCTTGCGCCGCCTCGCGCCATTGGGCGGGTTTGCGTGCCGGTTGCGCGGCGTCCGGCACCGTCGACGCTTGCATCACATCCGCCACCGGGGATCGATCTCCCAACGTCCGCCAGCCGATGTAAATCAGATACACCGCTCCGGTCCACTTGATGGCCATGAACAACCACGGCAGTTGCGCGATGAGCAGCCCCACACCCACCAACGTGTACGCCACGTGGACCTGCACTCCCGCTGCAATTCCCCACGCCGCCCATAACCCCGCACGCCTTCCGTGGCGCCAGCTCTCACGCGTGACCATCGCGAAATCGGCCCCCGGACTGATCACCGCCAACACGGTAATCGTCATGACCGCCAACATCTCTTGCATGATGAATTCTCACTGATTCGCCCACGCACTTTCATGGCGTCCGGCGTGGTTTCATAGTCGGCACCGATGGAACCCGTACCCTCGTTTCCCGTATTTTGCTTTGCCTTTTTCTCGAAGAAAAACGATGGTTTCGACGCGATATCCGTGATAATTTCTCACGAATGAGACCCGCCATGCCTCTGAACGCCCTCCACGTCTTCGACGTCGCCGCCAGCGAACTCAGCTTCGCC
This is a stretch of genomic DNA from Pandoraea faecigallinarum. It encodes these proteins:
- a CDS encoding flagellar brake protein; this translates as METTEPQVTPAPTDEESQLHDSYRISNPLEIGGVLRHLATRGDFMTVYFANGQRQLVTRLLKVEPQARGFYFDWGGIETENRALLANKRALFVGVPEGIQVHFPIGDVEEREYEGYPAFYSSYPETLVRLQRRDYFRVKTPILDPYQCTVKFPDDTPMRLAVFDLSLGGVGLRTKAAAAADIPKGSMLMQVDMELRDYGTVQVDLEVCAVRAVPLAKDIEYHIGCRFIALSRAAESRLQKLITQLELNRKAFARG
- a CDS encoding LysE family translocator: MSLQTWWLYVVTVFFVSATPGPNMLLVMTHGARHGLRPSLGTMAGCMTALIAMMSISAAGLGAVLKAWPMLFDTLRYVGAAYLVYLGYKSWRSPVNTHNATEEAARLASPALAPDSSFGKLFKAGFLVAASNPKAILFAAAFLPQFIDPAAAKLPQFSILLGTFAVIEMSWYMVYAAGGLRIAPYLREARVLKAFNRISGGVFMGFGALMAAVHR
- a CDS encoding cold-shock protein: METGTVKWFNDAKGFGFITPDAGGEDLFAHFSEVKVDGFKSLQENQKVSFEVKVGPKGKQAANIKPI
- a CDS encoding peptidoglycan DD-metalloendopeptidase family protein, translated to MSGQSHWLARCRAHLIGLAVCATLAGCAGSPAYGPVPAGSYRVQSGDTLYGIARANSVSTADLVRWNSLPDADRIEVGQVLRVVPPPGSASAPATVASSGGTTPPARPRAQARPSKPASKPAPAPAAPRTATNKIPMTWPATGNVLANYNGSSNKGIDIGGKSGDPIYAAAAGKVVYAGNGLRGYGNLVMIQHENGYLTAYAHNRELLVKEGAAVAKGQTIARMGDTDSHGVVKLHFEVRQKGTPFNPSDFLPPR
- the mdoH gene encoding glucans biosynthesis glucosyltransferase MdoH encodes the protein MATAVQAAGVADAPTESTGAATAVATAAWHAHDLAEIESGSDAVLASQPVRLALTEGGSLAAAAGLNEVRGVQTLRVAPPVRRTSLIPRAWSLNPLARLWRKLAGRKDPDPLVRDAPDPKGKWSQAGRRRRWMLLALMIAQTALATHFMASVLPYHGADPLEFSVLVLFVLLFGWVSAGFWTAIFGFFVLLFGGERHMISKMAAGDAPIAPDARTAIVMPICNEDVGRVFAGLRATYESLAKTDSLERFDFFILSDSNEADNCTAEVDAWQALCREVGGFGRIFYRRRQRRVKRKSGNLDDFCRRWGSNYRYMIVLDADSVMSGECLTKLVRMMESHPSAGLIQTAPLAAGRETFYARLQQFAGRVYGPLFTAGLHYWQLGESHYWGHNAIIRLKPFMEHCALAPLPGKGAMSGAILSHDFVEAALMRRAGWGVWIAYDLPGSYEEMPPNLLDELKRDRRWCQGNLMNFRLFLAEGMHPVHRAVFVTGAMAYVSAPLWFIFLILSTCLLAKHTLVVPEYFTAPRQLFPVWPEWHPERALALFSATATLLFLPKILAVLLIWVKGAKRFGGWFAVSVSMFIEMVFSAVLAPVRMLFHTQFVLAALTGIAIQWKSPPREDAETHWGEAIRRHGLHTLIGMGWGGVVYWLNPDFIWWLMPIVGSMMISIPVSVFSSRVSLGRGLKRARLFLIPEESWPPKELRMTDKYTSETGKHVDFVDAVVDPMANALVASSVKPTLDDAKRDALRAGRVETALLRGPTRLTNTQKWELLNDPRALAALHLLAWTDPRAHPEWCEARANGLSQGYLASA
- a CDS encoding glucan biosynthesis protein G, which encodes MEFLPNAVSRMISHRALRLAIASVLSVCALVSGAAHAFSFDDVARQARTLANSRYKPKDPNLPKELQNLTYDRYRNIRFKPEKALWRAQKLPFELMFFHEGSYYDRPVKINELAGNSVREIRYSPDMFDFGALKVDPKQLRGLGFAGFRIHFPVNTPKYKDEVMVFLGASYFRALGKNQTYGLSARGLALDTALNSGEEFPRFTEFWIQRPAPGAKELVIYALLDSPRATGAYRFTLRPGVDTTVDVKSELFLRENVTKLGIAPLTSMFFFGENQQAPAPDYRPEVHDSDGLSIQSGTGEWIWRPLVNPKRLLVSSFSLSNPGGFGLVQRDRDFNNYQDLEDHYESRPSAWVEPKGKWGQGRVELVQIPTPDETNDNIVAYWVPDAPPKPKQAYSLEYRLTWQKDNEKRPPLAWVTQSRRGHGYRGKPDDSLLFALDFEGPALKKLPDDAKVEGNVSIDGNGKILEVQTQRNDVTGGYRVMLRMRRLDSEKPVEMRAYLRNGSNTLSETWSYLLPPE
- a CDS encoding LysE family translocator, with the protein product MQEMLAVMTITVLAVISPGADFAMVTRESWRHGRRAGLWAAWGIAAGVQVHVAYTLVGVGLLIAQLPWLFMAIKWTGAVYLIYIGWRTLGDRSPVADVMQASTVPDAAQPARKPAQWREAAQAFRTGFFTNALNPKCTLFVVSTFTQVVQPGTGWTLGLAYGAFMSFAHWAWFSLVALGFSAGWMRAAMLHRQHLVRRTIGGALMTLGGLLAVTSR